In a single window of the Nodularia spumigena CCY9414 genome:
- a CDS encoding peptidase domain-containing ABC transporter, with translation MTYITSSFQEFIPNLEGFEHLPSEEITHLSKQLQPLRYRIGQKIIGKDKLPEQITILYEGKVRLLGYHPQTQTPTTLKLLQPGAIIGEISILREVACETAIASTEVICLSLSKTEYLRLLASYPDFANIRLNRTHLIEIFDVLSSQVQKQANAVLNLTELVQQALSKAKIHYLNPGITPVIQLDSENIWFVSGGGSVTNFPPGSRLQLTDTLAVNSTNRVRLIGLSPADLSFLDSHQAQVPINNTQPTITNHQDIPYAYDQEIPQPEPSPEKDRQKYQNYPFVSGKGELNSISACFQMLSKHLEMPFRKEVIRRILTEQIKRQGNISFPACAYIAELIGLKSQLIDLPVAAITRIPTPALIYYGDSYAVLYETNPNTIVAGVPSQGIVRCKPAEFVAKLDVDESNLPPQVKVLLLAATKETPQERFGLQWFIPYLSKHRQVLIEVFIASFFVQLAQLANPLVIQLIIDKVIVQNSISTLNILGVLLLVVGIFEALLTTLRTYLFVDTTNRIDMGLGSQIIDHLLRLPLRYFERRPVGELATRINELENIRQFLTGTALTVVLDAVFSIIYIVVMLFYSWQLTLVGLSTIPVFIIITLIFSPTIRKQLRTKAERNAQTQSYLVEVMSGIQTVKAQNIELQSRFSWQERYARYVTSGFKNVITSTLANSTSSFLNKLSALLILWLGAYLVLQGELTLGELIAFRIISGYVTSPILRLAQLWQTFQETALSLERLSDIVDTPQEGEEDRDNIPLPAISGNVKFENVSFRFATSGPFQLTNVNLEIPSGKFIGIVGQSGSGKSTLMKLLLRLYEVESGRILIDNYDISKVELYSLRRQVGVVPQETLLFDGTVQENIALTNPDSTTDEIIEAARIAVAHDFIMSLPNGYNTRVGERGAGLSGGQRQRIAIARSILQRPKLLVLDEATSALDYPTERQVCLNLAKAFEGNTVFFITHRLNTVSHADMIVVMDNSRVIEQGSHKELIAAKGHYSYLYQQQEVNL, from the coding sequence ATGACTTATATCACCAGTTCCTTTCAAGAATTCATTCCAAACCTAGAGGGGTTTGAGCATCTACCTAGCGAAGAGATAACTCATCTCTCCAAACAACTACAACCTTTGCGCTACCGTATAGGACAAAAAATAATTGGGAAAGATAAACTTCCCGAACAAATTACCATCCTTTACGAAGGAAAAGTGCGGTTGTTGGGCTATCATCCCCAAACGCAAACACCTACGACATTAAAATTGTTGCAACCAGGCGCAATCATCGGTGAGATTAGTATATTACGCGAAGTTGCCTGTGAAACGGCGATCGCCTCCACCGAAGTTATCTGTCTGAGCTTGAGTAAAACCGAATATTTACGCCTCCTGGCTTCCTACCCAGACTTTGCCAATATACGCTTAAACCGCACTCACTTAATAGAAATTTTTGATGTTCTGAGTTCACAAGTCCAAAAGCAAGCCAACGCAGTTCTTAACCTCACAGAACTGGTTCAACAAGCCTTATCCAAAGCCAAAATACATTACCTCAATCCAGGAATCACCCCAGTCATCCAACTAGATAGCGAAAATATCTGGTTTGTCAGTGGTGGTGGTTCAGTCACCAATTTCCCTCCTGGTTCCCGCTTACAATTAACTGACACACTCGCAGTTAATAGCACAAATCGCGTGCGTTTGATAGGTTTATCTCCAGCCGACTTATCATTTTTAGATAGTCATCAAGCGCAGGTTCCTATAAATAATACCCAACCCACGATCACCAATCACCAAGATATTCCCTACGCCTATGACCAAGAAATTCCCCAGCCAGAACCATCTCCAGAGAAAGATAGACAAAAATATCAAAATTACCCATTTGTTAGCGGAAAAGGCGAATTAAATAGCATCTCAGCCTGTTTTCAGATGCTCTCGAAACACCTAGAAATGCCCTTTCGCAAGGAGGTGATTCGTCGCATCTTAACTGAGCAAATCAAACGCCAAGGTAACATATCCTTTCCAGCTTGCGCTTACATCGCCGAATTAATTGGACTCAAATCCCAGTTAATCGACTTACCTGTGGCGGCAATTACGCGCATTCCTACACCAGCACTAATTTACTATGGTGATAGTTATGCTGTTCTATATGAAACAAACCCTAATACCATTGTTGCAGGTGTACCCTCCCAAGGAATTGTCCGTTGCAAACCTGCGGAATTTGTCGCCAAATTAGATGTTGATGAAAGCAATTTACCTCCCCAGGTAAAAGTTTTATTACTCGCTGCTACTAAAGAAACACCTCAAGAACGCTTTGGACTCCAATGGTTTATTCCTTATCTGTCAAAGCATCGACAAGTTCTCATAGAAGTTTTCATTGCTTCGTTTTTTGTGCAGTTAGCCCAGTTAGCTAATCCCCTCGTCATTCAGTTAATTATCGACAAAGTTATCGTTCAAAATAGCATTAGCACCCTGAATATTTTAGGAGTATTGCTATTAGTAGTCGGCATATTTGAAGCATTGCTAACCACATTAAGAACTTACTTATTTGTGGATACAACCAACCGCATTGATATGGGTTTGGGTTCACAAATTATCGACCACTTATTACGTCTACCACTGCGCTATTTTGAACGGCGACCTGTAGGTGAACTAGCCACTCGCATCAACGAATTAGAGAATATTCGGCAATTTCTCACTGGTACTGCCTTAACAGTCGTATTAGATGCCGTATTTTCGATAATTTATATTGTCGTGATGCTGTTTTATAGTTGGCAGTTAACCTTAGTAGGTTTAAGCACAATACCTGTATTTATTATTATCACATTAATCTTTTCCCCCACAATTAGAAAACAGTTACGTACCAAAGCCGAACGCAACGCCCAGACTCAATCATATTTAGTTGAAGTCATGTCGGGTATCCAAACAGTAAAAGCGCAAAATATTGAACTACAATCGCGTTTTTCCTGGCAAGAGCGTTATGCTAGGTATGTAACCTCTGGTTTTAAAAACGTCATCACTTCCACACTGGCTAATTCTACCAGTAGTTTTCTTAATAAACTCAGTGCATTGCTAATTTTGTGGTTAGGTGCTTATTTAGTCCTACAAGGAGAATTAACCCTTGGTGAATTAATCGCTTTTAGGATTATCTCAGGTTACGTCACCAGCCCCATATTACGATTAGCTCAACTTTGGCAAACTTTCCAAGAAACAGCTTTATCTCTGGAGCGTTTAAGCGATATTGTCGATACACCACAAGAAGGTGAAGAAGATCGCGATAATATTCCTTTACCAGCAATTTCTGGAAACGTAAAATTTGAAAATGTTTCCTTCCGATTTGCGACTAGCGGCCCCTTTCAACTGACTAACGTTAATCTCGAAATTCCATCGGGAAAATTTATTGGGATTGTCGGACAAAGTGGTTCAGGGAAAAGTACATTAATGAAATTACTGCTGAGATTGTACGAAGTGGAATCCGGCAGAATTTTAATTGATAATTACGATATTTCCAAAGTGGAACTTTATTCGCTGCGGCGACAGGTGGGTGTAGTTCCCCAAGAAACACTGTTGTTTGATGGAACTGTTCAGGAAAATATTGCTTTAACCAATCCCGATTCTACAACTGATGAAATTATTGAAGCGGCTCGTATTGCTGTCGCTCACGATTTTATTATGTCCTTACCCAACGGTTATAATACACGGGTAGGTGAACGGGGTGCGGGACTTTCAGGAGGACAAAGACAAAGAATAGCCATAGCGCGTTCTATTTTACAACGACCAAAATTATTAGTTTTAGACGAAGCCACCAGCGCCCTAGACTATCCCACAGAGCGACAAGTTTGTTTAAATTTAGCTAAAGCCTTTGAAGGTAACACAGTTTTCTTTATTACCCACCGCCTCAACACTGTTAGCCATGCAGATATGATTGTTGTCATGGATAATAGCAGAGTTATCGAACAAGGAAGCCATAAGGAATTAATTGCTGCTAAAGGTCATTATTCTTATCTTTATCAGCAACAAGAAGTCAATTTGTAA
- a CDS encoding peptidylprolyl isomerase — translation MTAVLESGNIWQQAATNLNQSTTAEILQLLEKYQMLPALIKEVVLDQAIAPISCTPEEEKLAWEKLAQHHQITSDDALQRWLEQNNLSAEQFKAIAIRQFKIEKFKHQTWGNDLESYYSQRKPQLDRVVYSLIRTNNIGIAQEIYFRLQAGEQSFAELAREYSQGPEAQTNGLIGPVELQTIHPALARMLATSQPKQLLPPTQLENWIVIVRLEKLLVTQLDNSLRQRLLNERFHSWLQAQMTAPNQQIQQLEKATVKI, via the coding sequence ATGACAGCAGTTCTAGAATCAGGCAATATCTGGCAACAAGCGGCTACTAATCTCAATCAGTCAACCACCGCAGAAATTTTGCAACTGCTGGAAAAATACCAAATGTTACCAGCGCTAATCAAAGAGGTGGTGCTTGACCAAGCGATCGCACCAATCTCATGTACGCCAGAAGAAGAGAAACTAGCCTGGGAAAAATTAGCCCAACATCATCAAATTACCTCTGATGATGCGCTTCAGCGTTGGCTGGAGCAAAATAATCTGAGTGCGGAGCAGTTCAAGGCGATCGCCATCCGCCAATTTAAAATAGAAAAATTCAAGCACCAAACTTGGGGAAACGATTTAGAATCTTATTATTCACAGCGCAAACCCCAACTAGATCGAGTAGTTTATTCTCTAATCAGAACTAACAACATTGGGATTGCTCAAGAAATCTATTTTCGCCTCCAAGCCGGAGAACAAAGTTTTGCCGAATTAGCACGGGAATATTCTCAAGGGCCAGAAGCACAGACAAATGGTTTAATCGGCCCAGTGGAATTGCAAACGATTCATCCAGCATTAGCAAGGATGTTAGCTACTAGCCAGCCAAAGCAACTCTTACCACCAACTCAATTAGAAAACTGGATAGTCATAGTCCGCCTAGAAAAGTTGTTGGTAACACAGTTAGATAATTCACTGCGTCAACGCTTGCTGAATGAACGTTTTCATAGTTGGCTACAAGCACAGATGACAGCGCCAAATCAGCAAATACAGCAACTAGAAAAAGCCACAGTGAAAATATAA
- a CDS encoding phage integrase N-terminal SAM-like domain-containing protein — protein MYFIYLHCCIYWIRRYILCHKKCHPQDMGSVKIEAFLTHLFVNRRIACPM, from the coding sequence GTGTACTTCATTTACTTACATTGCTGTATTTACTGGATTAGGCGATATATCCTGTGTCATAAAAAATGCCATCCTCAAGATATGGGATCTGTAAAAATTGAAGCATTTTTAACACACCTTTTTGTCAATAGGAGGATCGCTTGTCCTATGTAA
- a CDS encoding toxin-antitoxin system HicB family antitoxin — protein MSRLTLRLPETLHQQLIHLAESEGVSLNQYIVYTLTRQVTLAYTVQSTPLEEINQQQQAFQALLKELGQPSSTEIKSVLDKREVVQPEEELSPEIVVLFQQRIRDASKA, from the coding sequence ATGAGTCGATTAACACTTCGATTACCAGAAACACTACACCAGCAGTTAATTCACTTAGCTGAGAGCGAGGGTGTTTCTTTAAATCAGTACATTGTTTATACGCTAACTCGTCAAGTTACATTAGCTTACACAGTTCAATCAACGCCTTTAGAGGAAATTAATCAACAACAACAGGCTTTTCAGGCTTTACTCAAAGAGCTTGGACAACCGTCTTCAACTGAGATTAAGTCAGTTTTAGATAAACGAGAAGTTGTTCAGCCAGAAGAAGAACTAAGTCCTGAAATTGTTGTCCTTTTTCAGCAGCGTATACGTGATGCTTCAAAAGCTTGA
- a CDS encoding PIN domain-containing protein — translation MSTAPLLCVVIDTNVVFEGLTKQGSAAGLVIDAWLAGLLQVHVSNALAYEYEDVLSRKLSDARWQELKPVLGALLSCAQFTTIYYSWRPTSPDAGDDLVIDCAMNASAIVTTSNLRDFRNARESLGLQVMTPVELVIKLSLEES, via the coding sequence ATGTCTACTGCACCCTTACTTTGTGTTGTCATCGATACGAATGTTGTGTTTGAGGGGTTAACAAAACAGGGTAGTGCTGCTGGCTTAGTAATTGATGCATGGTTAGCTGGCTTACTCCAAGTTCATGTCTCCAATGCACTTGCTTATGAGTACGAGGATGTTCTATCTCGTAAACTCTCAGACGCTCGTTGGCAAGAATTGAAACCTGTTTTAGGTGCTTTGTTAAGTTGCGCTCAATTTACAACAATCTACTATTCATGGCGACCGACTTCACCAGATGCAGGAGATGATCTTGTAATCGATTGTGCGATGAACGCAAGTGCGATTGTCACAACCTCTAACCTACGTGACTTTAGAAATGCTAGAGAGTCTCTAGGTTTACAAGTGATGACTCCCGTTGAATTAGTTATCAAATTGTCACTGGAAGAAAGTTAA